The region TCTCGTCCGACCGGGATGTCGCAGGCGAGTTGTACCGGCGCGGCGTGCAGGCTTGCGGGCATCCGGGCGCTTCAGACGCCCTGGACGGCGACCGCCTGCGGTCCTTTCCCTACACGAAGTGGAAGGCCGCGCGCATCTACCAGTTCGATCGGTCGCGGGGCGTGCAGGGGTTTCCTGGTCATCCGCGCGATGTGCTGAATCCGTGGATCCGGCACGGTCGGCGGTAGCCCCGGATTGCCAGTGCGGCCGGCGATAGTTCCGGGTTGCCAGCGCGGCCGGCGATAGCCCCGATATCCTGGAAATCCTGGATGTTTTAATGCTGCAGGTCCGAATCTGCATGAACGAAAAAACCGAGGCAACACCGTGAACCCAGTCGACGCAACCTCCGCGGTCCCGGCATCGTCCATGCCCTCGGCCGGAGGAGATCCGGTCCCGGCATCGTCCATGCCCTCGGCCGGAGGAGATCCGGTCCCGATCCCGGCGTTTCACGTGATGATGAAACCCCGGGGGGCCATCTGCAACCTCGACTGCAAGTACTGCTATTTCCTCGCCAAGGAGGATTTGTACCCCGAAAGCGGGTTCCGCATGTCCGACGAACTGCTCGAGGAGTACACCAGGCAGTACATCGAAGCCCAGCAGGTGCCGGAAGTCACTTTTGCCTGGCAGGGCGGCGAGCCTACGCTCATGGGCCTCGAGTTCTTCCAAAAGGCCGTCGAACTCCAGAAGAAGTACCAGAAACCCGACACGCGCATCTTCAATTCCCTGCAAACCAACGGCACGCTACTCGACGCGGACTGGTGCCGTTTCTTCCACGAAAAAGACTTTCTGATCGGCCTGAGCCTGGATGGCCCCCGTGCGCTGCACGACGCCTACCGGGTCGACAAGGGCGGCAAGCCGACCTTCGACACGGTGATGGGCGCGGCGGAGATGATGCAGGCAAGCGAGGTGGAGTTCAACATCCTGACCACGGTGCACGCGGCGAACGCGGAGCACCCCCTGGAAGTCTACCGCTTCATGCGGGACGTGGTCAAGACCCGGTTCCTGCAGTTCATCCCCATCGTGGAGCGGGACAACGACACGGGGTACCAGGAAGGCAACGACGTGACGGGCCGGTCAGTGACGGGGAAGCAGTACGGCCGGTTCCTGATCCGGATCTTCGACGAATGGGTGCGCCGGGACGTGGGGAAAATGTACGTGCAGATCTTCGACGTGTCGCTCGCCGCCTGGTCCGGCCAGAGCCCGGGATTGTGCATTTTCATGGAGACCTGCGGCGATGCCCTGGCCCTGGAACACAACGGAGATCTCTACGCCTGCGACCACTATGTCGAGCCGGACTACCTACTGGGAAACATCACCGAGATCCCGATGATGGAGATGGTCCTGTCCGAGCAGCAGCGGGACTTCGGTCAGGCCAAGCTGGACACGTTACCGCAGTACTGCCTGTCATGCGATGTGCGGTTCATCTGCAATGGGGGATGTCCGAAGAACCGCATCATCACGACGCCCGACGGCGAACCGGGCCTGAACTACCTTTGCGAGGGGTACAAGGCCTTCTTCCACCACATCGACGGCCCCATGCGTTTCATGGCCAACGAACTGCGCCACCGGCGGGCCCCCGCCAACGTGATGACGTACATACGCCGGCGCGAAGCCGAACTCAGCATGCAGAAAGCGTTCCGGACGGCGGGGAGAAACGACCCATGTCCGTGCGGAAGCGGCCTGAAGTTCAAACGGTGCCACGGTCGGCAGGCCGGCGCCTGAACCCTACATATAGTATCCGCGTTCCACCGCGAGGGTGAGGGACAGTTCGATGTCCGAGATCGCCCTCGACATGGCCTGGCCGATGAGGTCCAGCTTGCGCACCTGATCGATGCGATCGGCGGCCTGGGCGAGTTCCCGCGAGGACAGGATCTCTTTGAAGAGGTTGCACGCGTGGGCAAGGTTGATGATCACCACGTCCCGCGGGCTGGGGATCATATCGCTGAACAGCACTTCCATGATGCGGAGCTTGACTTCACGCTCGGCTGTTCCATCGATGATGGGATAGCGCCGCGACCGGAACACCCACAGGAACTGGCCTTCTTCCTTTTTCAGGATACCCCGTTCGACAAGCCGGTCGATGGCCGTCTCCCGGATGTCTTCGGCGCGGTCGACGACGTGCTCGATCCAATACCGCGCCCCGTGCGTTTCGGACGACGCCGCGATGTCCGCCAGCACGGGATCGAGAAGATTGTCTCCCAGGGGTTTCGAATCCACGAGGACCAGCTTGTCGACATCGGTATCGATGCGGTTTTCGAGGGCGAGGTCCATCAACACGCCACCGGCGAGACCGTATCGTAGCAGACGGTCGGGCACGCCCACGAATTTCCCGTCGTCGTCGAGCATGAGCAGCAGGATCTCTTCCGCGAATCTTAACATCATCTCTCCCCGGTCGTTGTTCGAGTTTCGTAGGTGCCGCTGGTATCCCCGCCATCTGGAAGATTTCGCATGAGATTTCAGCCAGCCACAGTTTACTTTACTATGTGAAACATTAATACGTGTTCGATTTCATGCCCGGTGTCAAGGGAATAAAGCGTCTCCAGCGCCTGCGGGCTCGAATCAGAAATGACGCGCGAGTTCCACGCCCCAGTAAGGCGGTTCGTTGACGAATCCGGTCAGGTTGTTGAAATCTATGCCGCCGGTAAGCGATACGTCATCGAAAATGTTTCGGCCGACCAGGGAAATCTCCGTCCCGCTGTTCCCCACCAGATAGGAGAGGCGCACGCCGCATTCCAGCAAACGGTCGTCCTGGAATTCCACGGATTCGTAGAGGAAGAAGCGCACCACGCTGCGGAAGGCCAGGTCGGCGGAGGCAATAAGATAGGACCCGCCCGGCAGGGCCAACGGATAGCGCAGGGCCGCATCCGCGATCCATCGAGGCGCCTGGGGCAGCCCGTTGCCGTCGATCAGGACCGTACCGGGCTCAGGACCGGCTGGATCCAGCACGGTGCACGGCGCGCCACATGGCTGCACGGCGAGTCGCCTATCGT is a window of Gemmatimonadota bacterium DNA encoding:
- a CDS encoding GPP34 family phosphoprotein, with protein sequence MMLRFAEEILLLMLDDDGKFVGVPDRLLRYGLAGGVLMDLALENRIDTDVDKLVLVDSKPLGDNLLDPVLADIAASSETHGARYWIEHVVDRAEDIRETAIDRLVERGILKKEEGQFLWVFRSRRYPIIDGTAEREVKLRIMEVLFSDMIPSPRDVVIINLAHACNLFKEILSSRELAQAADRIDQVRKLDLIGQAMSRAISDIELSLTLAVERGYYM
- a CDS encoding anaerobic sulfatase maturase, encoding MPSAGGDPVPIPAFHVMMKPRGAICNLDCKYCYFLAKEDLYPESGFRMSDELLEEYTRQYIEAQQVPEVTFAWQGGEPTLMGLEFFQKAVELQKKYQKPDTRIFNSLQTNGTLLDADWCRFFHEKDFLIGLSLDGPRALHDAYRVDKGGKPTFDTVMGAAEMMQASEVEFNILTTVHAANAEHPLEVYRFMRDVVKTRFLQFIPIVERDNDTGYQEGNDVTGRSVTGKQYGRFLIRIFDEWVRRDVGKMYVQIFDVSLAAWSGQSPGLCIFMETCGDALALEHNGDLYACDHYVEPDYLLGNITEIPMMEMVLSEQQRDFGQAKLDTLPQYCLSCDVRFICNGGCPKNRIITTPDGEPGLNYLCEGYKAFFHHIDGPMRFMANELRHRRAPANVMTYIRRREAELSMQKAFRTAGRNDPCPCGSGLKFKRCHGRQAGA